A window from Azoarcus sp. DD4 encodes these proteins:
- a CDS encoding ferredoxin--NADP reductase: MSNLNEERVISVHHWNDSLFSFRTTRNPGLRFENGQFVMIGLDVDGRPLTRAYSIASPNYEEHLEFFSIKVPNGPLTSRLQHLREGDPIVISKKPTGTLVLHDLNPGKHLYLLATGTGLAPFMSVIQDPETYERFEKVVLIHGVRYVSELAYADFITEGLPSSEFFGDEVRDKLIYYPTVTREPFRNQGRLTELLDSGKLCADIGLPPLDPATDRAMICGSPAMLQDCCDLLDRRGFKVSPRIGEPGDYVIERAFVEK; encoded by the coding sequence ATGAGCAACCTGAACGAAGAACGCGTCATCAGCGTGCACCACTGGAACGATTCCCTGTTCAGCTTCCGCACGACCCGCAATCCGGGGCTGCGCTTCGAGAACGGGCAGTTCGTCATGATCGGCCTGGATGTCGACGGCCGTCCGCTGACCCGCGCCTACAGCATCGCCAGCCCGAACTACGAGGAGCACCTGGAGTTCTTCAGCATCAAGGTGCCCAACGGTCCGCTCACCTCGCGCCTGCAGCACCTGCGCGAAGGCGACCCCATCGTGATCAGCAAGAAGCCCACCGGCACGCTGGTGCTGCACGACCTCAACCCCGGCAAGCACCTCTATCTGCTGGCCACCGGCACCGGCCTCGCCCCCTTCATGAGCGTGATCCAGGATCCGGAAACCTACGAACGCTTCGAGAAGGTGGTGCTGATCCACGGCGTGCGCTACGTGTCGGAACTCGCCTACGCCGACTTCATCACCGAAGGGCTGCCCAGCAGCGAGTTCTTCGGCGACGAAGTGCGCGACAAGCTGATCTACTACCCGACCGTCACCCGCGAGCCTTTCCGCAACCAGGGACGTCTTACCGAACTGCTCGACTCCGGCAAGCTCTGCGCCGACATCGGCCTGCCGCCGCTCGACCCGGCCACCGACCGCGCCATGATCTGCGGCAGCCCGGCGATGCTGCAGGACTGCTGCGACCTGCTCGACCGTCGCGGTTTCAAAGTATCGCCCCGCATCGGCGAACCGGGCGACTACGTCATCGAGCGCGCCTTCGTC